The genome window ATACTCGCACCAATTACAACTGCAAAAAGTGCAGCATATCGCTTCCAGTACCCTTTTTGTTCAGGAAGCCCAACGACTGCAGCCGCTAAGAAACCACCTGCTAATCCACCAAGATGTGCCCCCATATCAATTCCTTGAACCATAAAACCAAATACCAGATTAATGACAAGGATTAGGATGACATTTGAACCCATCGTACGAAAAAAGAGTTCACGATGAATTACTCCAAAATAGAGTAATGCCCCAAAACAACCAAAAATGGCTCCCGAAGCACCCGCAGAAACAGCATCCATAAACGCAAAACTAGCGAGTGAACCCGTTAGTCCAGCCACAATATATACTACAATAAAACGAACTGAACCATAAATTCGTTCGACCAACGTCCCTAAAAAATAGAGAGCTAGTGAATTCATAAACAAATGTAAGAAGCCAACATGCAAAAACATTGACGTAAATAGACGCCACCACTCGCCATCAACAATGAGTGGATTATATTTTGCCCCCCATTCAATCAAATGAATGGTTGAGGTACTTCCACCTACTACATACTCCATCCAGATATACATCAAAATAATCGCTGTAAGCATCACATACGATACAATTGGTTTGCCTCGAGTAAATGTTTTGTGCTCTTCCTTTTGCTTGTCTTGCAATGTCTGTCTAACTGCTTGTTTGTAACCGGATATTTGTTCTTCATATTCTTCATCGGATAGCGTTTCTAAATCCTCAGGTAATTGATAACCCGCTAACTCACCTTGCAATAGCTCGGCTTGCTTTAGTTGATTTTCTTCTAACAAAAATGTACGCATCTGTATCTTGCCATTTGTATGTTGAACCGGCTTGTTCAGTACATATTGCCAATCATCAACCGGAGGAAGCACAGCTACGTAAACATTATCAACATCCATACTTCTCCACTTTAATTGCGCTCTAAGTGGATCAAGTTTACGAAAGGTCAAATCTATATTTTGTTTTAACTGGTTAGCCCAATCAAGATCTGTTCGGACCAAGCCTTATTATTTTTTTGGACTTCCCATCTGTTAGCCACACTTCATCCGTTTGCAAAGACAATACCCGATATTGCCGTTTTATGACTAATGTATAGACGAGTCTCCAAAAATAAGCATCATGTTTTCTCACGTTCATAACCGCACTCCCCAGTCAGAATCCTAACCCTTTATGTACTAAAGTATAACAAGATTCTAACTTTACTTAATAGCAATAACACCTGTTCAAAAAAAGAAGTCCGGTATCTACGAGCTTTATTAACTCATAACCGGACTACACGTCTTATTCCATTGAAGGTACTTGTTCTTTTTGAAATACCACTCCAGATAACTTATCACGGATAAAAGGAATTTTAAGCGCAAGATGAACAGCCACTCTACGAAGAAGCTGATACTTAAAAATACTGTTAACCATCCGGTATCTGTACTTGATCATGACATAAATGCCCACAACTAATGCAACGGCTGTTAGAAGATTACGGATAGAAATCCCCTCCTTTTCCGTTACGTTGTGAAAAAAGCCTAGTTTTTATCCATTTAATTTGAATGTATTAGTTACCAATGTATCGACTAAATAGACTTTTCGCTCTGCTAATTTCCTCTGTTCCTTGAACAAGAACACGGCCATCAGGAAATAGGACTAATCTTTCACCCTCATGCAGTTGCACTCGAATAAGAAACGGTGTTTTTTTCACTTCAGTGGCTAAAGGTGTTAAACGTTCACTCCATTCATCAAGTTCAAATGGCATACCTCGATTAATCTGAACGGTTTCTCTTCCACACATCATTGTGGCCTCGTCCGTTGATTTGTTTAAATGGTTAAACTCACCCTTCTGACACGTTGGACAAGTTGCTTTCGGTTTTGTAATGGAAACTTGGTGCTGCCTATTATGCCAGACATCAATTGATAATAAAGCATGGCGGAGCGAACCATGATTTCCTGTTAAGTACTTTAAGACCTCTACACATTGCATAGAGGCAACAATATCTACAACAGGACTAATAACTCCAACCGTATCACAAGTAGCTCCTGACGAGGCATTAGAGCCTATTAAACATGATAAGCAAGCCGTCTCTCCAGGAATAAACAAACTCGTTAATCCAGTTGCTCCAACTACACCACCGTATGCAAAAGGAATGCCCAGTTTAAAGCACGCGTCATTCATCAGAAAACGTGTTTGAAAATTGTCAGTGCCATCAAGAACAACATCTATGTCATCCAGTAATTCCATCACATTAGTTGGATTCACATCCGCTACAATCGACTCAATTTGGATAGTAGAATTTATTTTTTCGAGTTTATATTTTGCAGCCTCAGCCTTTGGAAGATGATCGCGGACATCCTCTTCATCATACAGCATCTGTCTTTGCAAGTTACTCATTTCCACATAATCTCGATCAACAATCCTGACGCGCCCTATACCAGCTCGAACAAGATGGTTTGCAATCGCTGTACCAAGTGCTCCCATTCCAACTATCAAAATAGAAGCTTCAGCTAACTTTAATTGACCTTCGTTCCCAATTCCTGAAAATAGCATTTGCCTTGAATACCGTTCATTGATATTATCCAATTGCCTCACTCCACCTTACAATATCATATAAGCAAACCCTGCACCCGTAATAGCTCCCATTATGGTACACAATGCGTTAACCGTATCATTGGTTACCCAAAGTAATCCATTTTTATGAATGGTTGGCTCTTGGCAATGCATATGTTGTTCGGTTGTTGCTCCACAATTAACACATGTAAATGTTACCTGTATCGTTGCTCCAAAAATGGTGTCTGCCATATTTCCTACAAATCCTGCCACTATAATCCCACAGATTAAAGGCAATTGCCAAACAAATGCCTGCCAGTCAAATAACAACGCACTAGCAGCAATGATAGTACTGCCTGCTAATGCTGCAAAAGTCCCTAAAAGAGTCACAGCACCAGAGGTTCCAGGCAAGACTCGTTTAAAGCTTAAAACATGAAAAGGTCTCGATTTGCTAAGCTTACCAATTTCAGATGCCCATGTATCGGAGTTTGCTGCTGCAAGACTTGCAATAAAAGCCGCTTGATAAATCGCGGATGGATGTACGGCATGTAATAAAGCAATAACAGCGGCTGCTCCACCATTCGCTAATACCTGCCATGCATCACGTTGACTACCCTTCACTTCAATCGACGTTTCCGCCTTTTTTCGGAAAATAGAGCTCAACGCAGAAGAACTTATAAAAAATACCGCTAAAACAACTAAACCACTAAGACCCATACCGAGTGTAATCGCAAAACCAACTCCAACAGCAGTCACAGCTCCTGATTTTGTAAGCTTCCTCAATCTGTAAGCAATGATGGCTAGAAAAATAACACCTATGTATAACAGGACATTCATTTAATCCTACCCCTTGAGATAGAAGGTAATCAATTATGTGATCATGCTCTTCTAGAGGTATAGTATCAACTAATTGAGCAGAAAAAAGCAGTGAGACGGTGATCCCTTTGAATTTTGGTAAATAACGGTCATAGTAACCTCCGCCAAGTCCAAGTCTATAACCTTGTTTGGTAAAAGCAACGCCAGGCACAATCATAAGATCAATATCATTAGCTGATTGCAGAGTCGATTGGCTAGGAATAGGTTCCTTTAATTTAAACACAGTTTCTTCTAACTGCTGATACGTTTCTATTATAAAAAATTCCATTTGTTTAGTCTGTGTATTTATCCGAGGAAGCGCAACTTTTTTTCCTTCTTCCCACGCTTTAGCAATCATTGGCTCAGTATCAACTTCAGGAAATCTCGAAACTGTTAACGCAACAGTTTTGGCTTTTTGCCAATAAGACTGCTGGTATAACTGTTCGGCGATACGTTCTGATTGAATTCGATAGGTAGTAGGTGTAAGTAAAGTAAGTTCATTTAAAACCGTTTCGCGGATCAGACGCTTTTCCATTTTCATTGATTACCATGCCCTCTTTCCTTCTAGAGTCCAAAAAAAAATAAGCGGCGAAAATCGCCTGCTTATTTTGTCTCGCGGTGAAGTGTGTGGCGCTTAAGGCGCGGGCTATACTTTTTAAGCTCAATACGTTCAGGGTTTGTTCGCTTGTTTTTAGAAGTGATGTACGTACGATCACCAGTTTCCGTGCAAGCAAGAGTAACTTGTACACGCATAAATTTATCCCTCCAAACATTCCTAACTTTCATACTTGATTATGATAGCAAATCACAGGGAACTAATCAAGTGTTTTTTCTTTACAGAACATGCTTTTTAATTGGTTAGCTCATTTTGGACTACATTATGGGCTTCTTCAAGCTCTGCAAGACTTTGATTATGGACTACCCACATTGTCCCCTTTAACTCCTGATTCGGCTTCAAGTTAAGGTCAATCACAATCATACTCTCTGCTGAACCCGCCGCTAATGGAGAGAATAATATCGTGCCCTGCAACTCATTCCAGTTTCGTTCAAATGAACCAGCTTCATAACGAATATGAATATCATCATCAAAGCGTGCCGCAACTAATGTACTTAAATGTTGTTGATGATGGATAAGTGCACGCTCTTCAGGCACATAAAAAGTCATGTGATCATCAGAATCTGGCATCAATGATTGCTGATGTAAAAGTAGTTTAAACGACAGACTAGATTCAGATTGATTCTTAATCGTTAATGTACGAATAAATCCATTGTTCAATCGGTTAGGTCGGTCAAATGCAGTAATCAACAAATGCATTTGACGATGATACGCATGACTAACAAGTAATGAATTTTTTTGATAATAGCCAGGGAACAAATCCCATTCACTTGCTGAGAACCAAGATGTTCCAAGCTCCGTCCAAATACCAAGTCTTGTTTTTGGAGCTGTGAGATCTTCCTTATGAGTAAGCATTGTCTGTCGATTTGAACCAATTTTCAGTTGTCTATCAATGCTAAAAGTTGAACGTACCGTTTGTTTGGAAAATGGAATTCGCGATAAAAGTCTTTTTTCTTCTGTCCACAAAAAATGCTCCGATCGAATAGGGTTCATGATGTATCTCTCCTTTTTTTCTCAATTTAATTTATAGAAACGGTTCGTTCTTTTATCATTCGATTCATTTGTTCGATTGTGAGTTGCGCTGTTTTCTCCAAGCTGTATGTTTCAAAAACGTGGGTAGCTGCCTCCTGACCAAGCTTTTTCACTTCATCCGAATTGTCTACTAGTCGCTCTAGTTGCGTTGCCAAGTCACGAGCATCTCCAGGTTCTACAAGTAAGCCTGTTTGATTATGTGTGACTAATTCCACTAAGCCTCCTACCTTTGAAGCAATCACTGCTTTTGCTGAACTCATCGCTTCTAATGCAGCTAAACCAAATGGTTCATAGAGGCTTGGTATAACCACGATATCCGCTTTTTCTAATTGCCTCAGACATTCTTCTGGTTCCAAAAAGCCAACAAATGAAACTCTGTTTGAAACATCTAACTCTTTTGCCATTCGTTCGAGACTCTCTTTATAAGGCCCTTCTCCCGCAATGGTCACGTGTACGCTTTTGTTGCGGTCTTTTAATAGATGGAGAGCTTGCAGCAAAATTTGAAAACCTTTTTCAGGAACTAATCGACCAAAACAATAAATCGAGTTTATTTGTGTTTGGCTTAATGAGTCACTATTGGTACTTTGGGAAACTCTTGAAGCATTCGGAATAATCGAAATTTTGTTTTTAGACATGCGATAATCATGAGTTAACTCTCTTTTCATCGACTGACTACAAACAATAATTTGTTTCGCTTCATGCATTAATCGTTCTTCTTTTAAACGAATCATCTCTTGCCTGCTGTTTAGACTTCCATTTATCCGCCCACTCTCAGTTGCATGAATCGTTGCAAGTAGAGGCAGTTGAAGCTTTTGCTTTAAACCAATCGCAGCTACACTGACTAACCAATCGTGTGCGTGAATAAGGTCTATCTTTTGTGTTTTTGCTAATTCTTCCCCTGCTTTAACCATCGCAAAATTCAAACCGCCAATCCAATCGTTAAAACTAGCTGCATGAGGATTAAGGCCCTGAACCCGATGAACATGAACCCCATTCTCTTCTTGATGAGATGGAAGGCCATCGACATAACTTGTTAAGACATGGACTTCATACGATTTTTTGGCTAACTCATGAGCTAAATGGGATACATGAATAGAAAGCCCGCAGCAATGACAGGGGGGTATTCCCAACTCAACATTAGAATCACAGGATGATGCTCTTGCTGTCTCACAGGTAAAGTGTTGTTAGGATCGTTTGACTTTATAAATGCCTCCCCTTTTAAATCCATTAAAAAAGGGTAGAATTGTTCCATTTTATTAAGCTCGGTCGGGGTTAATGTTCCTGCTATAAAATCGGTTAGTAACTGATCAAATCGTTGCTCATGTTCGCGCAAACGCGAGACAGCATACTGAGAGGTTGTATCTCCGTCGATAATAAATGCCCAATCACTACTCGTAGCTAACATCCAATCACGCATGAGTTGGATTAAAACCCGCTTCTCAAAATCAGTAGCATCATCTTTATAACGAGAAGACAGTGTACGTAAGGTATCTTCCATTCTCTGAAAGACCGGGTAAACCCAAGAATTCCGTTCATTTAACCAGACACTGCCATATCCTTCTCTGCCCCATGTTGTAAAGGATACGGAAACAGATTCTAGATCCAATTGATGATTCTCTAAGAATGACTCTGGTGTAATGCAAAGTACATTGTTAGTTGAATCATTAAGTACGTACTCAAGCCATTTAGGTCCTTCAAACCACCAATGACCAAATAATTCAGCATCAAAAGGAGTCATCATTAGATAAGGTGGAAAACACTGTTCACCAAATTGCTCGATTTGCTCCTTAATTGCCTGGATAAAATGTCTGGCGTGTTCTTGTGCCCGTTGGTCTGCTACTTGCGGATGATAAAGTTCCTTATTTTCGACGGCTCCGGTTATTCGATTAAACTTGAGCCCGCTGTCAATTCGGATCTCCTCTGGATGCATATGAGGTTTTATGTATGACCAATCTCGATCATAGGCGATATCTCGATAAAACTCTCTGTACCACTCATCACCAGGGTAGCCGTCCGTTGAACTCCATACTTGTGCAGATAAAGATGTATTTCTCGGGAAGAGTGCCACACCATGCTTACTGTATACAGGGGCTCCACTACCCTTCTGCGGAATAGGGTCCGCTGTTAAGATCGCATGCTCATCAACAAAGGTATATCGAATACCTTCTTCAGCCAGTACCTTGTCCACCGTTTCATTAAATGCACACTCTGGAACCCAAAACCCACGAGGACGAAATTGAAAGTGTTTTTCAAAACACTTAATACCTTCTTGGATTTGAAGTCGTACTCCCTCTTCTGTTAAGAGATATGGAAGAAACGTATGTGTTGCAGATGAGGTGATACATGTAATTAACTCTCGACTATTTAAATCTCGAAATGCCTCAAGTAGATTACCTCGCCATTTTTTTAAGAACTCCCTGATGAAATTATATCTATTTTTATAGAACGTCAGGATATGATCTGGAACTTCATGTTGTTTTTGAAATCGCATCTCTTTTTTTAATAGTCGTTCT of Alkalicoccobacillus plakortidis contains these proteins:
- a CDS encoding rhomboid family intramembrane serine protease, which gives rise to MDVDNVYVAVLPPVDDWQYVLNKPVQHTNGKIQMRTFLLEENQLKQAELLQGELAGYQLPEDLETLSDEEYEEQISGYKQAVRQTLQDKQKEEHKTFTRGKPIVSYVMLTAIILMYIWMEYVVGGSTSTIHLIEWGAKYNPLIVDGEWWRLFTSMFLHVGFLHLFMNSLALYFLGTLVERIYGSVRFIVVYIVAGLTGSLASFAFMDAVSAGASGAIFGCFGALLYFGVIHRELFFRTMGSNVILILVINLVFGFMVQGIDMGAHLGGLAGGFLAAAVVGLPEQKGYWKRYAALFAVVIGASILWQVGMNQDSYQAETDLQIAAERIEQGQLQEAIPYLERAMENDTELPEVPFYLAYIYLNEERNAEAIPLLEEAIDIRPEFHEALYNLALAYAMEGEEDRARTYVDRAIELQPDEQLYLDLKDQLDGNQ
- a CDS encoding ThiF family adenylyltransferase; its protein translation is MDNINERYSRQMLFSGIGNEGQLKLAEASILIVGMGALGTAIANHLVRAGIGRVRIVDRDYVEMSNLQRQMLYDEEDVRDHLPKAEAAKYKLEKINSTIQIESIVADVNPTNVMELLDDIDVVLDGTDNFQTRFLMNDACFKLGIPFAYGGVVGATGLTSLFIPGETACLSCLIGSNASSGATCDTVGVISPVVDIVASMQCVEVLKYLTGNHGSLRHALLSIDVWHNRQHQVSITKPKATCPTCQKGEFNHLNKSTDEATMMCGRETVQINRGMPFELDEWSERLTPLATEVKKTPFLIRVQLHEGERLVLFPDGRVLVQGTEEISRAKSLFSRYIGN
- a CDS encoding DUF92 domain-containing protein; translation: MRKLTKSGAVTAVGVGFAITLGMGLSGLVVLAVFFISSSALSSIFRKKAETSIEVKGSQRDAWQVLANGGAAAVIALLHAVHPSAIYQAAFIASLAAANSDTWASEIGKLSKSRPFHVLSFKRVLPGTSGAVTLLGTFAALAGSTIIAASALLFDWQAFVWQLPLICGIIVAGFVGNMADTIFGATIQVTFTCVNCGATTEQHMHCQEPTIHKNGLLWVTNDTVNALCTIMGAITGAGFAYMIL
- a CDS encoding 5-formyltetrahydrofolate cyclo-ligase, producing the protein MKMEKRLIRETVLNELTLLTPTTYRIQSERIAEQLYQQSYWQKAKTVALTVSRFPEVDTEPMIAKAWEEGKKVALPRINTQTKQMEFFIIETYQQLEETVFKLKEPIPSQSTLQSANDIDLMIVPGVAFTKQGYRLGLGGGYYDRYLPKFKGITVSLLFSAQLVDTIPLEEHDHIIDYLLSQGVGLNECPVIHRCYFSSHHCLQIEEAYKIRSCDCCWSWFCDYTRYGS
- the rpmG gene encoding 50S ribosomal protein L33: MRVQVTLACTETGDRTYITSKNKRTNPERIELKKYSPRLKRHTLHRETK
- a CDS encoding glycosyltransferase family 4 protein; protein product: MGIPPCHCCGLSIHVSHLAHELAKKSYEVHVLTSYVDGLPSHQEENGVHVHRVQGLNPHAASFNDWIGGLNFAMVKAGEELAKTQKIDLIHAHDWLVSVAAIGLKQKLQLPLLATIHATESGRINGSLNSRQEMIRLKEERLMHEAKQIIVCSQSMKRELTHDYRMSKNKISIIPNASRVSQSTNSDSLSQTQINSIYCFGRLVPEKGFQILLQALHLLKDRNKSVHVTIAGEGPYKESLERMAKELDVSNRVSFVGFLEPEECLRQLEKADIVVIPSLYEPFGLAALEAMSSAKAVIASKVGGLVELVTHNQTGLLVEPGDARDLATQLERLVDNSDEVKKLGQEAATHVFETYSLEKTAQLTIEQMNRMIKERTVSIN
- a CDS encoding glycoside hydrolase family 57 protein yields the protein MKQGYYSLVLHAHLPYVRHEEDHRLEQNWLFEAMTESYIPLIDAIDRANVSQAITISLSPPLMEMLADPLLKKRYSHYLKNVERLLKKEMRFQKQHEVPDHILTFYKNRYNFIREFLKKWRGNLLEAFRDLNSRELITCITSSATHTFLPYLLTEEGVRLQIQEGIKCFEKHFQFRPRGFWVPECAFNETVDKVLAEEGIRYTFVDEHAILTADPIPQKGSGAPVYSKHGVALFPRNTSLSAQVWSSTDGYPGDEWYREFYRDIAYDRDWSYIKPHMHPEEIRIDSGLKFNRITGAVENKELYHPQVADQRAQEHARHFIQAIKEQIEQFGEQCFPPYLMMTPFDAELFGHWWFEGPKWLEYVLNDSTNNVLCITPESFLENHQLDLESVSVSFTTWGREGYGSVWLNERNSWVYPVFQRMEDTLRTLSSRYKDDATDFEKRVLIQLMRDWMLATSSDWAFIIDGDTTSQYAVSRLREHEQRFDQLLTDFIAGTLTPTELNKMEQFYPFLMDLKGEAFIKSNDPNNTLPVRQQEHHPVILMLSWEYPPVIAAGFLFMYPI